The Streptococcus sp. VT 162 genome has a window encoding:
- a CDS encoding membrane protein, with protein MTLTSILLQAVASLLAIITFLIVLNVQRSMLLPGGILGMGVWLLYLVLKEPTNVIVATFIAAVIGSCISQILSIVYKTPAVVFVLAILAPLVPGYLSYRTTAFFVTGDYSHAIASATLVVMLALVISIGMASGTVILKLYYYIRKQRGISS; from the coding sequence ATGACTCTAACAAGTATTTTACTCCAAGCAGTAGCGAGTTTACTCGCCATTATCACCTTTCTAATCGTACTGAATGTTCAACGCTCCATGCTCCTACCTGGTGGTATTTTGGGAATGGGCGTTTGGCTCCTCTATCTCGTGCTCAAAGAACCAACCAATGTTATTGTCGCGACCTTTATCGCAGCAGTAATTGGCTCTTGCATCAGCCAGATTTTAAGTATTGTCTATAAGACACCAGCGGTAGTTTTTGTCTTGGCCATTCTTGCCCCCTTGGTGCCGGGTTATTTATCCTATCGAACGACAGCTTTCTTTGTGACAGGCGATTACAGCCATGCTATTGCCAGCGCGACTTTGGTGGTTATGTTAGCTCTTGTTATTTCTATTGGAATGGCAAGTGGAACGGTAATTCTAAAGCTTTATTACTACATCCGCAAACAACGAGGAATCTCTTCCTAA
- a CDS encoding membrane protein yields MDESRELNAVIDVIMLAGTILLKSGSEIHRVEDTMIRIAHSQGILDCNVLAMPAAIFFSIENTNISRMKRVTSSSYNIEKVCDVNQVSRELVGGQIDLSTAFKKLKEIGNQALPYTKFQVTVAATLSAPFFSIMFGGNVYDAFGAAIATLFGFAFSLYVEKFVRIPFVTAFAGAFVFGLIAQFWARYTGFPSTADLIIAGAVMPFVPGIALTNAVRDIMTNHINSGMSKMFESLLITLALGAGTSVALVLMT; encoded by the coding sequence ATGGACGAATCGAGAGAGTTGAATGCCGTCATTGATGTGATTATGCTAGCAGGAACCATTCTCCTGAAAAGTGGCTCAGAGATTCATCGGGTCGAGGATACGATGATCCGTATTGCCCATTCGCAGGGAATATTGGATTGCAATGTTCTTGCCATGCCCGCAGCTATTTTCTTTTCTATTGAAAATACCAATATTTCTCGGATGAAACGGGTGACCTCATCCTCTTATAACATTGAAAAAGTTTGCGATGTCAACCAAGTATCACGGGAGCTTGTGGGCGGGCAGATTGATCTCTCGACAGCCTTTAAAAAGCTCAAAGAAATTGGTAATCAAGCCCTTCCTTATACAAAGTTCCAAGTGACTGTAGCAGCGACCCTCAGTGCCCCTTTCTTCTCGATTATGTTTGGGGGCAATGTTTATGACGCTTTTGGTGCAGCTATTGCAACTTTATTTGGATTTGCCTTCTCTCTCTATGTCGAGAAGTTTGTCCGCATTCCTTTTGTAACGGCCTTTGCAGGTGCCTTTGTTTTCGGCTTGATCGCCCAGTTCTGGGCCCGCTATACAGGCTTTCCTTCGACAGCAGACCTGATTATAGCAGGAGCGGTCATGCCCTTTGTTCCAGGGATTGCTCTGACAAATGCGGTACGGGATATCATGACCAACCATATCAACTCTGGTATGAGCAAGATGTTTGAATCCCTGCTCATTACCCTCGCTTTAGGGGCCGGTACCTCCGTCGCCCTAGTTTTGATGACATAA